In Phycisphaerales bacterium, the sequence GTACAACGCCTTTACGCTCAGCAACACGCTCGACCTGACCACCGCTCCACCACTCACGGTCGTCGCCACCACCGGCATCGGCGGCTCCCAGACGCCAAGCCTCACCATCCCCTTCGATGACGACTACGAGGTGGACGCCGGTCTCGGTGCGCTCAATCCGCGGCTGCGCATGATCACCACCATCCACGCCGTCGAGGCTTCCTCCACGTGCGTCGCCGACGTCGATGACGGCTCGGGAACCGGCGCGCCAGATCAGGCCGTCACCATCGACGACCTCCTCTATTACCTCGTGCTCTTCCAGGCCGGCTCTATCGGCGCCGACGTCGACGACGGTTCCGGTACCAACACCCACGACAACGCCGTGACCATCGACGACTTGCTCTACTTCCTGTCACGCTTCAGCGACGGTTGCTGATTCAATCCCTTCCTTGAGTCCAAAGAGGCCCACCGATGAACTCATTCACGCGAATCTCTGTGCTTCTCGGAGTCATGGGTGGCGTCGCGGCATCCCTCGCCCAGCCCGACGCCAAGGTCAGCGCCATCTCCTCCATCGCCCGCTTCGGACCCGTCGAGAACACCTACGGCTATTCCATCGCCTACTCCGTCTGCAACGACACCCCCACCACCGACACCCTCGCCTACATCGCGAGTCAGCCACGCCATCCGATCATCGGATGGAGCGTCTATCGCCTGCACGATGGCCGACTCGACCAGATCGGCATCTCCTGGTTGCACCACACCTTCGCCGCGCTCCAGACCCACTGCACCTCCTGCACGGCCACAGGCTCGTCCGTGAACGCGCTCTTCCCCGGTTGCGCCAGCCCCGAGAGCAGCGGCATTGCCGCCCAGGGTTCGCAACTTGGCCCGCGCTTCGAGGTCAATCCCGCGACCGGCGCCTTCGCCTATCCCTTCTCCAGCCCCGCGGGCGTCACGGGCAACGCGATCCACAAACTCTGCCAGATCCATGAGAACGACCTCATCCCCGGCGCGCTCTACTTCCTCGAGACACAGATCGTCCACCCCGACGAGTCCCCCGACACGCGCACCAACAACCGCTCCTATCGCCGAATCACTCTTGGCCCCAGCGCCTCGCTCCTCCCTACAGGCCCAACCGTCGTCGGCTCCTCAGCCCTCGACGCCTGGCGCGACCACGCCCTGGGCATCGACACGCCCGACCCTTCCATCGCCATCACCACCATCTCCATTCCCAACGATGGCCGCGTCTCCCTCGCCGCCAGCGCCACGGAGACCTCGCCGGGCACATACCAATACGACTACGTGATCGAGAATCTCGACTGCACCCGTGCGATCCGTGCCGTCACCATCCCCGCCACCGATGCGTCCATGCCTGAGTTCCACGACATCAACTACCACAGCGGCGAGCCCTTCGACAGCACGGATTGGTCTCTCTCGACCCCCAGTGCCGCCATCGCATGGTCCGCCGAAACCTTTGCCCAGAACCCCAACGCCAACGCCCTCCGCTGGGGCACAGCCTATCGATTCTCCTTCACCACATCCCGCGCACCCGTCGCTGGCGCCATCGCCCTCGACCTCTTCACGCCTGGCTCACCCGATCGCGTCGCCATCAACGCACCCATCCCCGCCCCGCTCTGTCCAGCCGACCTCGACGACGGCAGCGGCCTGGGCCTTCCCGACGCCGGCGTCACCATCGACGATCTCCTCTATTACATCATCCTCTTCAACACCGGCAACATCCGCGCCGACCTCGATGACGGCACCAGCACCGGAACCCCCGACGCCGGCGTCACCATCGACGACCTGCTCTACTACCTCACCCGCTTCAATGCCGGGTGCTGACACAACCCGACCAAAGCGTCCCAGAATCAGCGGTCTTTGCACCGTCTCAGACTGACGCATCCCCAACTCGCCTTCTCAATACACGCCATTTCTGTTACGCTGACCTCTCCAGCCCGAAGCCGATCGGCCATGCCGCGCTTTGTCTGCGCGCCAACATTCACAGGACACGTATCTATGCGTCATGCCAGAACCATCTTCGCCATCACCGCATCCGCGATCTTGCTCTCGCTCGCCACGCTCGCCCTCGCCGGCCCCCTCAACCCCCCCGCCGGGCCCATCATCAGCACGGGCAAGACCACGCAGGAAATCTTCGACAAGACCGCCGCCGCCGAGCCGCGCATCGCCATCAACGCCACCAACACCCCCGGCGATGCCGACAGCGTCTATCGAATCTCCGTCTCGGGGAGTTACTACCTCTCGGACAACCTGATCATCACCGCGCTCAACAAGCACGGCATCGAGATCGCCGCGAGCAACGTAACGATCGATCTCAACGGATTCCTCCTGGCCGGGCCACTTGGCGCCGGATTCGACGGCATCAGGACCTCCGTCGCAGGACTCCGCAGCCTCGAGATCCGCAACGGGACCATTACCGGATTCGGCGGCGACGGCATCGACTTCCAGACTTTCAACACAACAGGCTGCATCGTCCGGAACATCCGGTCCCAAGGCAACGGCAGCGCGGGCATGCGCATCGGCATCGCGTCCACGATCATCGGCTGCTCGGCGAACACCAATGGCAGCAGCGGCATCACAGCCGGCATCGTCAGCACCATCTCGGACTGCACGGCCTACTCGAATGCGTCCCATGGCATCCAGTCTCTCGGCAATGGGACAATCACCGGGTGCACGGCGAGTTCCAACGGCGCCTTCGGCTTTGCGATCAACTCCAACGCCACGATCACTGGTTGCACGGCAACCGACAACGGCGACATCGGAATCTCAGGAGGCAACTCGACAATCTCCAACTGCACGAGCAGTTCCAACGGCGGCGAGGGCATCGCCGCGAGCACGGGGAGCACCGTCACAGGATGCACCGCAAACTCCAACACGCTCGACGGCATCCTCGTTGATTCTCGGTGCCTAGTCACCCGGAGCACATGCAGTTCCAACGGCGTGAATCCCGGCGACGGCGCGGGCATCCGCGTGGTTGGGAACGACAACCGCATCGAGGGCAACCACTGCTCAAGCGCCGATCGCGGCATCGACGTGGACGGGACCGGCAACATCATCATCCGAAACACCTGCAGCGGCAACACGATCAACTGGACCATCGTCAGCGGCAACTCGTACCTCGTCGTTTTTGCTCCCGCCACCGTCGGCAACTTCAGCGGCAACGCGAGCGGAGCCGGATTTGGCACAACCGACCCCAATGCGAACTTCACATACTGATCCACCCCCCGCTTGAACCACGCCAAGGAGCACCCTCCATGATCATCCAATCACGAGTCGTCCGATTCGCCCCTGTCGCCGTCGCCGCAATCGTCGTCGGAGCCTTCACCCTCGCCGGCCCACTGAACCCCCCCGCAGGCCCGATCGCGGGCACGGGCAAGACGACGCAGGAGATCTTCGACAAGGTCGCCGAATCAGAACCGCGTATTGCCATCAACGCGACGAATACCCCAGGCGACGCCAATAGCCTCTTCAAGATCACCCAGCCAGGCTCCTACTACCTCACCGGCAATATCACCGGCGAAGTCGGCAAACACGGCATCGAGATCGCTTCCAGCGACGTGACCATAAACCTGATGGGATTCACGTTGGCGGGTGTGGCGGGATCACTCGACGGCGTCAACGTGGCGGTCACGTTCAACCAAGGGCTTTGTGTCCGCAACGGCACGGTGCGAGGGTGGGGCGACGAGGGAGTGGACTTCGGCACGGGTGGCGGCATCGGCGGCATCGTTGTTGAGGTGAGGGCGATCGAGAATCTGGGCAATGGAATCGCCCTGGGTTCCAATGCTGTCGTGAGCGGTTGCACTACTTTCGGCAACTCCCAGAGTGGGTTTCTCGCCAGCCTCGGCTGCACTATCAGCAACTCCACCGCGGCCAACAACTTAGGCAGCGGTTTCTCACTTTCCACATCCTGTACCGTGTCGAACTGTACCTCGTACAATAACGGATTGAACGGATTCTCCGGTGGCACGGCGAGCACCCTGACCGCGTGCACGGCCTTGTCAAACACACAGAACGGCTTCTCGACCGGGGACCGCTGCTCGCTGCAATACTGCACCGCCGAGTTCAACTCGATGAATGGAATCTTGGCAGGAAGCGGCTGCACCGTGATCGACTGCATCGCTACAAACAGCACCCTCAATGGAATCCAGGTCCTCAACGACTGCACAGTCCGCGGCAACCTCTGCGACACCAACGGATTTGGTCCCGGCGACGGCGCGGGCATCCTCGTGACCGGTGGGGACAATGTCATCGACGCGAACAAATGCTCCGGAAACGACCGCGGCATCGACGTCAACGCCGGCGGCAACCTCATCATCAAGAACCAATGCTCGGGCAACACCACCAACTGGGACATCGTCATCAGCAACGCCGTCGCACCGATCGTGAACGCCTCCACCAACGCCGCCGTCATCACCGGAAACTCCTACGCCGGAAACCTCGGCAGCACCGACCCCAATGCCAACTTCACGTATTGATTGACGTCATCCTCAAACTCGACAACTCCAGAGACACGCCAACGGAACTCACCATGAAAACCAACGCCCCTCGACTCGCTCGTTTCGCCCTGCCGGCCTTGTTGTTGACGAGCACGCTCCTCTACGCCGGCCCTCTTAACCCCCCCGCAGGCCCCATCACCAGCACCGGCAAGACCACCCAGGAAGTCTTCGACAAAGTCGCCGAAACCGAACCCCGCATCGCCATCAACACCACCAACACCCCCGGCGACGCCGACAGCCTCTTCAAGATCACCCAACCCGGCTCCTACTACCTCACCGCCAACATCACCGGCGTCGTCGGCAAATACGGCATCGAGATCGCCGCGTCCGGTGTCACCCTCGACCTCAACGGCTTCGACCTCGTCGGCGTGCCGAGCATGGGCGCCTTCGACGGCGTGGGCGTGACCGTGAACAGTCTGACCTCCATCGTCGTGCGCAACGGGTCCGTCCGCGACTGGGGTGATGAGGGCGTGGACCTTGGCTCGTTCGCCGCGCTCAACTCCACGGTGGAAGACATCCGCGCCAGCGGCAACACCGGAAACGGGATCTCGGTCGGGACCGGCTCCGTCGTCTCCGGGTGTACGGCATCCAGCAACGGCATCAACGGGATCGACACCGCATTCGGATGCGTCGTCACGGAGTGCACGGCATTCTCGAACGGGAACGATGGCATCTTTGCCCATTCCAGCAGCACCGTCTCGCAGTCCGTCTCCTACCTGAACACCGGCATCGGCATTGCCACAGGCGCGTCGTGCACCATCTCGGGCTGTTCGACGACCGACAACAACGCCGGCATCCAGACATCGTCCGGGTGTGTTGTGTCCCAATCCTCCGCGGGCTACAACGCGACTCGAGGCGTTACTACCGGCAGCGGATGCCATGTCGTCGACTGCATCGTCACCAACAATATCCTCGACGGTATCCAAGTGCTCAACGACTGCACCGTGCGGGGCAACACGTGCGACAGCAACGGCGTCGGCGCGGGCAGTGGCGCCGGCATCCTCGTCTCGGGCGGTGACAACGTCATCGAGGGGAACACCTGCACCGATGCCGACCGCGGCATCGACGTGGACGCCGGCGGAAACCTCATCATCAAAAACCGATGCTCGGGCAACACCACCAACTGGGACTTTGTCATCGGGAACGCCTATGGCCCCATCGTCGCGACGCCCTCCGGCGCGGCGGTGAGCGGCAATACCGCGGCCGCCGCCCTCGGCTCCACCGACCCCAATGCCAACTTCACCTATTGACAATCGTCCACAACACCCAGTCCCCGACACACCCACAGGATCCACCATGAAGACCAATCACCTCCGACTCGTCCGCTTCGCCCTCCCGGCCCTGCTCCTGACCGGCGCGATCCTTTACGCCGGCCCCCTCAATCCCCCCGCAGGCCCCATCACCAGCACCCACAAGACCCTCACCGAGGTCGAGCCTCGCGTTGCCATCAACAGCACCAACACGCCCGGCGACACGAACAGCGAGTTCCGCATCGCCTCCTCCGGAAGTTACTACCTGACGGGGAACATCACCGTAACGGCCGGACGCGTCGGGATCGAGATCGCCGCCTCGAACGTGACCGTCGATCTGAATGGGTTCTCGATCATCGGCCAGGCCGGATCCCTCAGCGGCGCGACCGCATTTTCCACACTTTCCAACATCACCTTCAAGGATGGGGCCATCTCGACCATCGCCGCCGGTCTCCAACTCGGATCCGTCTCGGCGGCACGCGTCGAGCGCGTGAACATGCAGGACATCACGGGCATCGGGCTCCAGGTCGGCACGAGGTCCATTGTTCGTAATTGCATTGTCCGGACGACCACCTCGACAGGAATCTCGGCGTCGGCAGGATCCCACGTGGAGGGTTGTATTGTGACCGCCGCGGGCGCGACGGGCATCTCCCTGGGCAACCAATGCGTGCTTGATGCATGCACCGTGAGCGACTGTGCCGGCGCTGGAGTTTCGTTTGCCGGCGGTTGCGTGATCACCGGATGCGCGGCCAGGACTAATGGCGACGACGGGTTCCTCGGCTCCGGCTCGGGCACGGCGTGCGTCGTGCGCGACTGCACCGCGGTCGACAACATCGGCGATGGATTCAGCTTTCAAGTCGATTGCGTCGTGACCTCATGCACCGCTCGCTCGAACGAGGGGCACGGATTCACCTCGGGTGTCAACTTCACGATCTCGAACTGCTCGGCCACGTTCAACACCCTCTCGGGGATCCGGGCCGGAGGCGGATCAGCCCTCATCCAAAGCAACACCTGCTCGTTCAATGGGAATAACCTCGGCGACGGCGCCGGGATCTGGGCACAAGCCTCGGTCTCTCGGATCGAAGGGAACCACTGCTTCTCCAACGATCGCGGCATCGACGTGGACTCCGCCGGGAACTTCATCGCCCGCAACACCTGCTCCGGCAACGCCACCAACTGGGACGTCGCCGCGAATAACAAGTGCTTGGTCGTCCTCGGCGTCAACGCCGGCGCCGTCGTCGGCAACTCCGGCGGCGTCTCTCCAGGATCCGCCGACCCCAACGCCAACTTCTCGTATTGATAGACCTCGTCCTCAACCACTCTCCAACGCCCGACTCACCCGCGGAATCCACCATGAAGAACAATCCCACTCGACTCGTTCGATTCACTCTCCCAGCCATGCTGCTGACCGGCGCCCTCCTCTACGCCGGCCCTCTCAACCCCCCCGCCGGCCCCATCACCGGCACCGGCAAGACCCTCACCGAGGTCGAGCCACGCATCGCCATCAACAGCACCAATACGCCCGGCGACGCCGACAGCCTCTTCAAGATCACCCAACCCGGCTCCTACTACCTCACCGGAAACATCAGTGGCGTCGTCGGCAGGAGCGGTTTGAAGATCCAAGCCGACGGAGTCACCGTCGATCTCAACGGTTTCAAACTGATTGGTGTTGCCGGGTCGCTCGACGGCGTAAATATCCCCAACGTCCAACGCTCGGTCACCGTTCGCAACGGCACCATCGCGGATTGGGGTGGGGACGGCGTCAACGGCGCCTTCTCGCTCGTCCTCGGGGAGTTCGAGAACCTCAACGTGCTGAACTGTGGCGGCTCCGCGATCTCCATCAACGATATTGGCGTCGTTCGCCACTGCAACGTCTACAACAACGCCACGGGCATCACCGTCGGAAGCCGGACGCTCATCACCGGCTGCACCGCCACCTTCAACTCCAGCACCGGAATCGCCATGGGCCACGCCTCCACCGTCATCGATTGTGTCGTGGGGAACAACACCGGACGGGGCATCATCGCCCTCGGCGGTGGCGGGGCGATCCTCGATTCCACCGTCTTTGGAAATGGCAACGAGGGGATCAACGCCGACACACGCATGACCGTCGCGAGGTGCACCGTCACCGTGAACTCTCTGCATGGCATCGTCCTCGGCACGGGCTGCGTTGCCAAAGACAATACCTGTGCCTTCAATGGAAACTTCGGCTTTGGCGCCGGAATCAACGTCATCGGCAGTGACAACCGCATCGAGGGCAACACCTGCACCACCGCCGATCGCGGCATCGACGTTGATGCCGCAGGAAACATCATCATCAAGAATACCTGCACGGGCAACACCACCAACTGGGACATCGTCGCCAACAACATCTATGGCCCCATCATCGACCGCTCCGCCCCCGCCAGCCCCGCCGTCCTCGGCAACGCTGCCGCCAGCACTCTCGCCACCACCGACCCCAACGCCAACTTCACGTACTAAGAACCGCCTCGCCTTCCTGCCATCGACCACACGCCCGTAACGGACCCCTCAACATGATCACACTCACTCGGAAAATTCAGTTCATCGCCATTCCAACACTTTTGATCTCGGCCGCATGGCTCTCTGCGGGCCCTCTGAATCCACCCGCTGGCCCCATCACCAGCACCGGCAAGACCCTCACCGAGGTCGAGCCACGCATCGCCATCAACAGCACCAATACGCCCGGCGACGCCGACAGCCTCTTCAAGATCACCCAACCCGGCTCCTACTACCTCACCGGTAACATCAGTGGCGTCGTCGGCAAGCACGGCATCGAGATCGCCGCAAGCGGTGTGACACTCGACCTCAATGGGCTCAGCCTTCAGGGTGTCGCAGGCTCGCTCGATGGCATCAGCGTCACCGTGAGCAACGCCTCCGGGATCGCGATCTCCAATGGCACCATCCGAGCATGGGGTGGCGATGGCGTCGACCTGCGAACGGTCGTCACCAACGCCACACGAGTCGAGCGAGTTTCATCCGTCACCAACGCGGGAACCGGCATCGGAACGTACAACAACGCCACCATCATCGACTGCAACGCGTTCAACAACAGCGGCAGTGGATTCGTCCTCGAGCGACACTGCACGATCACCTCGTGCACCGCGGGCACCAACTCCCTCCAGGGAATATCCGCCAACCGCGGTTGCACGATCACCAACTGCACCGCATCCAACAATCTCCAGAACGGCATCCTCGCGAGCACCGGATGCGCGATCACAAACTGCACCGCATACGCCAACACCCTCAACGGTATTGTCGGCTCCCATGAATGCGTGCTCACATCATGCGTGGCGGCCGCTAACGGTGCCGACGGCCTGAGCGCGGGCGGCGACGCGCTCATCTCAGGTTGCGTCGCCACCGAGAACGGAGGGGATGGTATCGAGGTCGGCGTCTCCTGCACGGTCCGCGGGAATCACGCCGGATCCAACGGCTCCATCCTCGCGGACAGCGCGGGAATACACACGCTCTCCACAGACAATCGGATCGAAGGAAACATCTGCCTCTTCAATCTACGAGGCGTCAGCGTCAGCTCGGCAGGCAACTTCATCGTTCGGAACAACTGCTCCAACAACACCACCAACTGGGTGATCGCTGCGAACAACCTGATCGGTCCCATCATGGACCGCTCATCCTTCTCCAGTCCGGCCGTGAACGGCAACGCCGCTGACAGCACGTTGATCACTTCTGATCCGCACGCCAACTTCACCTATTGACTCTTGCCTTACCTCGTTGCGCACCCTCTCTCGCTACTTTCACCCGATCGCAAGGAACCAGCAATGAAGATCCGTATGCCCCACACGCTCATGCTCCTCACCGTTCTCGCCCTCGCCCACGCCGCGACGGCTCAAACGAACATCTCGCCCTTTGACAAGTTCGCCTGGAGCGAGAACTGCGGCTGGCTCAACTTCCGCGACGCCGGCACCCCCGCCGGCGCCCAGGGCGTCCACCTCCACGCCGATCACCTCTCCGGATTCATCTGGGGCGAGAACCTCGGATGGATCAACGTCGGCAACGGCGGCGGACCCTACCTCAACACCTCAGGGCTGAACTTCGGTGTCAATCGCAACACCGCCAACGGATTCCTCTCCGGATACGCCTGGAGCGAGAACGCCGGGTGGATCAACTTCGATGGCGGCAACCTCGCCAGCCCGCGCAACCCCGCACGATTCGACGCCGCCGCCAACCGCTTCCGCGGCTACGCCTGGGCCGAAAACATCGGCTGGATCAACCTCGACGACGCCACCCACTTCGTCGGCCTCCCCTGCGTCGCCGACGTCGACGACGGAACAGGCACCGGAACCCCCGACGGCGGCGTCACCATCGACGACCTCCTCTACTACCTCAACATCTTCAACCTCGGCTCAATCGCCGCCGACGTCGACGATGGCAGCGGCACCGGAACCCAGGACGGGGGCGTCACCATCG encodes:
- a CDS encoding right-handed parallel beta-helix repeat-containing protein, with product MRHARTIFAITASAILLSLATLALAGPLNPPAGPIISTGKTTQEIFDKTAAAEPRIAINATNTPGDADSVYRISVSGSYYLSDNLIITALNKHGIEIAASNVTIDLNGFLLAGPLGAGFDGIRTSVAGLRSLEIRNGTITGFGGDGIDFQTFNTTGCIVRNIRSQGNGSAGMRIGIASTIIGCSANTNGSSGITAGIVSTISDCTAYSNASHGIQSLGNGTITGCTASSNGAFGFAINSNATITGCTATDNGDIGISGGNSTISNCTSSSNGGEGIAASTGSTVTGCTANSNTLDGILVDSRCLVTRSTCSSNGVNPGDGAGIRVVGNDNRIEGNHCSSADRGIDVDGTGNIIIRNTCSGNTINWTIVSGNSYLVVFAPATVGNFSGNASGAGFGTTDPNANFTY
- a CDS encoding right-handed parallel beta-helix repeat-containing protein is translated as MKTNAPRLARFALPALLLTSTLLYAGPLNPPAGPITSTGKTTQEVFDKVAETEPRIAINTTNTPGDADSLFKITQPGSYYLTANITGVVGKYGIEIAASGVTLDLNGFDLVGVPSMGAFDGVGVTVNSLTSIVVRNGSVRDWGDEGVDLGSFAALNSTVEDIRASGNTGNGISVGTGSVVSGCTASSNGINGIDTAFGCVVTECTAFSNGNDGIFAHSSSTVSQSVSYLNTGIGIATGASCTISGCSTTDNNAGIQTSSGCVVSQSSAGYNATRGVTTGSGCHVVDCIVTNNILDGIQVLNDCTVRGNTCDSNGVGAGSGAGILVSGGDNVIEGNTCTDADRGIDVDAGGNLIIKNRCSGNTTNWDFVIGNAYGPIVATPSGAAVSGNTAAAALGSTDPNANFTY
- a CDS encoding right-handed parallel beta-helix repeat-containing protein, yielding MKTNHLRLVRFALPALLLTGAILYAGPLNPPAGPITSTHKTLTEVEPRVAINSTNTPGDTNSEFRIASSGSYYLTGNITVTAGRVGIEIAASNVTVDLNGFSIIGQAGSLSGATAFSTLSNITFKDGAISTIAAGLQLGSVSAARVERVNMQDITGIGLQVGTRSIVRNCIVRTTTSTGISASAGSHVEGCIVTAAGATGISLGNQCVLDACTVSDCAGAGVSFAGGCVITGCAARTNGDDGFLGSGSGTACVVRDCTAVDNIGDGFSFQVDCVVTSCTARSNEGHGFTSGVNFTISNCSATFNTLSGIRAGGGSALIQSNTCSFNGNNLGDGAGIWAQASVSRIEGNHCFSNDRGIDVDSAGNFIARNTCSGNATNWDVAANNKCLVVLGVNAGAVVGNSGGVSPGSADPNANFSY
- a CDS encoding right-handed parallel beta-helix repeat-containing protein, yielding MKNNPTRLVRFTLPAMLLTGALLYAGPLNPPAGPITGTGKTLTEVEPRIAINSTNTPGDADSLFKITQPGSYYLTGNISGVVGRSGLKIQADGVTVDLNGFKLIGVAGSLDGVNIPNVQRSVTVRNGTIADWGGDGVNGAFSLVLGEFENLNVLNCGGSAISINDIGVVRHCNVYNNATGITVGSRTLITGCTATFNSSTGIAMGHASTVIDCVVGNNTGRGIIALGGGGAILDSTVFGNGNEGINADTRMTVARCTVTVNSLHGIVLGTGCVAKDNTCAFNGNFGFGAGINVIGSDNRIEGNTCTTADRGIDVDAAGNIIIKNTCTGNTTNWDIVANNIYGPIIDRSAPASPAVLGNAAASTLATTDPNANFTY
- a CDS encoding right-handed parallel beta-helix repeat-containing protein, whose product is MITLTRKIQFIAIPTLLISAAWLSAGPLNPPAGPITSTGKTLTEVEPRIAINSTNTPGDADSLFKITQPGSYYLTGNISGVVGKHGIEIAASGVTLDLNGLSLQGVAGSLDGISVTVSNASGIAISNGTIRAWGGDGVDLRTVVTNATRVERVSSVTNAGTGIGTYNNATIIDCNAFNNSGSGFVLERHCTITSCTAGTNSLQGISANRGCTITNCTASNNLQNGILASTGCAITNCTAYANTLNGIVGSHECVLTSCVAAANGADGLSAGGDALISGCVATENGGDGIEVGVSCTVRGNHAGSNGSILADSAGIHTLSTDNRIEGNICLFNLRGVSVSSAGNFIVRNNCSNNTTNWVIAANNLIGPIMDRSSFSSPAVNGNAADSTLITSDPHANFTY